In Methanocaldococcus sp. FS406-22, the genomic stretch ACATAGCCACCAGCACCAAAGGCTTTTAGAATATCTGTTATATCTGATATGATATATTTTATTCCTAAATTTTCTGCAACCATCTTTGCATGCTCAATATCCCTTGGATTTGTGTGCTTTTCTGGCATTATTAAGCCGAGAACTTTATCTTTCCCAAGGGCTTTAACGCATAGGTAAGCAGTGACAGAAGAATCAATCCCCCCACTTAATCCAACAACAACACCGTTAGCTTTTGCTTCTTCAACATTCTCTTTGATAAATTTTGTAATCTTATTAACAATCTCTTCCATACTCTCACCTCATAATATTAGGAAATATCTTTCCTTTTTTGATATATAAAAATAGCCATTAATGTATTGCAATATAATAGATCCATATATTTAAAATAGTTAGAGTAACTTGATATTAAATAAAAAATAAAAAGATTTACTCTTCACCAGTGAATAAAGGAGGCATTCTGTTGTCGATTCCTGGAATATAGCCAAAAGTATCTCTAACTTTTAATTGCATTCTGTGGAAGATATAAGCTAGGGGGATGTCCATTGGGCATGCATCCTCACATTGCCCACAGTTTATACAACTCTGTCCGATATGACTTAACCTAACCCCTTGGAATATTAATGGATTTGGTGGGATTTTGCCTTTCTCGTCAATATAATCTTTTTCTAACCTACATTCAACACAGAAGCAGAGTGGGCAGTTATCTCTACAACCGTAGCATTTTATGCATCGGTTCCAATACTTCTCCCATTCTTCTAAACTTGGATACTCTGCCTCTAAGTGCTTCTTCTGGAATTTTTTAGCTAGTTTTATCATTATATTTTCAATCTTTTCTCTAATTTGTATAGCCTTCTCTGAGGGTTGTTTGATTTTGATATATCCCTCTTTTTCGGCATCTTCAACAAGCTTTCTCCCCTTCTCTGAACAAATCTCAACAAAAGTCCAGCCCTTCTCAGCCCCCCAGTTCCCACAGGCTAAATCAGCCATTCTCGGAACCATTACCTCACATCTCTGACAATTCTTCCTCCTACCAAAGCCTTTTTCCTCCAACTCATCTATTTTGATAGCTTTATGCTCCCCACTCTTTAATTCGATAATAAACTTCCCCTTATCAATCTCCTCCTTAACAACATCTAATGGATTGACTTCATAAAATAGTTCAATCATTTTCATAGCCGTAATCGGGCTAATAGTCCCCCCACAATTCAAACCAATCATATAAACGTTATCTAAGTTAATCTGGTTTAACTTAGCTAACTCCCTAATTGCCATTGCATCACACGGTTTTGTTGGAACGGCTATTTTTTTATCAGCTAAGTATTTTGCTATCAACTTTCCAAAGTTTACAGGAGCACAGTGTAAAGACCCAGCAGTTTCTATTAACTCATCAGAATTCGTTATAAACACTGGAATACCATCATAAACGTCCTCACCCCTCTTCAAAGCTAAAACACCATCAACAAGCTTTTTATCTAATAAGTATTTAAATAAAGCAGTAACAGCCCCACCACACTCAGCCTTCTTCAAAATCTTACTATCCGTAGATTGGATTAAAGCGTATTTCATAATATCACCTAAAATTTTAGAATTTTATTTAGGCAGTATGCTTTATAGGATGTTTAGCAGAGGATATTTCGCCAATCTTTACTTTTTCAATCTTTACAGCACACACTTTAAATTCTGGAATCTTACAGTATGGGTCAAGGGCTGTGTTTGTTAGCATATTTGCTGCAGTTTCAGCGAAGTGGAATGGCATAAATACCACACCTTCTTTAATATCTTCAGTGATTCTTGCTTTTACAACAACCTCTCCCC encodes the following:
- a CDS encoding Coenzyme F420 hydrogenase/dehydrogenase, beta subunit C-terminal domain; protein product: MKYALIQSTDSKILKKAECGGAVTALFKYLLDKKLVDGVLALKRGEDVYDGIPVFITNSDELIETAGSLHCAPVNFGKLIAKYLADKKIAVPTKPCDAMAIRELAKLNQINLDNVYMIGLNCGGTISPITAMKMIELFYEVNPLDVVKEEIDKGKFIIELKSGEHKAIKIDELEEKGFGRRKNCQRCEVMVPRMADLACGNWGAEKGWTFVEICSEKGRKLVEDAEKEGYIKIKQPSEKAIQIREKIENIMIKLAKKFQKKHLEAEYPSLEEWEKYWNRCIKCYGCRDNCPLCFCVECRLEKDYIDEKGKIPPNPLIFQGVRLSHIGQSCINCGQCEDACPMDIPLAYIFHRMQLKVRDTFGYIPGIDNRMPPLFTGEE